From a single Lolium rigidum isolate FL_2022 chromosome 7, APGP_CSIRO_Lrig_0.1, whole genome shotgun sequence genomic region:
- the LOC124678899 gene encoding uncharacterized protein LOC124678899 — MNLSRAYTLRNRKVFVPNTEKPGLPVYRKGEEVTYDYGSSWQNPACAKAALEHYNRLNEDKHELVKAVDSVTFFFDGVWRHANFLAKLKGATTCVDLVPKYFFAELRVGANEKKISCVSCIKMDPADPATAPVRGCSICPSRIFHPATGRHHGSQGLHPDAGGN, encoded by the exons ATGAACTTGTCTCGCGCCTACACTCTCCGCAACCGCAAGGTCTTCGTCCCCAATACCGAAAAACCGGGCCTCCCGGTGTACAGGAAAGG TGAAGAAGTTACATATGACTATGGTTCATCATGGCAGAACCCTGCATGTGCAAAAGCAGCTCTGGAACACTACAACCGATTGAACGAG GATAAGCATGAACTGGTTAAAGCAGTGGACAGTGTTACTTTCTTCTTTGATGGTGTGTGGAGGCATGCTAACTTCCTTGCCAAACTCAAAGGGGCTACCACTTGTGTTGACCTTGTTCCGAAATACTTCTTTGCTGAACTGAGGGTGGGTGCAAATGAAAAGAAAATTTCATGTGTGTCCTGCATCAAGATGGACCCAG CTGATCCAGCAACGGCACCCGTTCGTGGTTGCAGCATTTGCCCAAGTCGGATCTTTCATCCTGCCACTGGAAGACACCATGGTAGTCAGGGTCTGCATCCTGATGCTGGTGGAAACTGA